The segment GCGGTGCTGACCGGTCTCGCGGTCACCGGCGGCCTCGTCGTCCTCGCGGCGCTGAGCCCGGTCGGTCGATGCCGCGTTCCGGGTGAGGTCAGCGTACGTACGGGGTGGTGGTGGCCAGCGGTACGAACCCGAGGCGTCGCAGGATCGGACGGCTCTGGTCGGACGCGTCGACCTGGAGGTAGCGGTAGCCGTGTTCGGCTGCGATGCGGGTGCGGAAGGCGACCAAGGCCCGGTAGACGCCCCGGCCGCGCCACTCCGGCACTGTGCCCCCGCCCCACAGGCTCGCGAAGGACGTACCCGGATGCAGCTCCATCCGTGCGGCGCTCACCGGCACGTCACCGGCCATGGCGACGACCGCGGGAGGCAAGCCGGCGGCCAACTGGCCGAGCAGCAGCTGCCGGTGGTACGGCCGCGCTTCGCCGAACGCCCGCTCCTGCGCGGCCACCGCGAGCTCGACCCCGGCAGCATCGGTCACCGGGAGCAGGCGAACACCCTCGGGTAGCTCGATGCTCGTGGGCAGGTCTTTGATGTCGGCGACCATCAGCGTCTCCTCGGGCTCGGGTACGAAACCCGCTGCCCGCAGCCGTCCGGGGAGGTCGGCCGGCCGGTCGTGCCCGTACAGCTTCCACTCGAACCCGCGCCCGAGTGAGGTGAAGTACTCCACCTGTTCCGCGACCGCGGCGTCTGCAGTGGCTTCGTCCAGGTCCGACCAGACGATTCCGTTCCAGCCGTCAGCGTCTGCGCCGACATGGCGTACGACGCCGCCCACCCGCTCCACCCGGGCTCCGGGCCCATCGGCCCGGATGCCCTGCCGCATCTCGCGATCGAAGACCGCCAGCACTGTGTCCTGATCCATCCGCTCACTCCAGCATCACCAAGCGCAAGAGGCAACGAAAATATGAACGGGACACCGGTCCGCTGCCGGAAGAGAATGCCGTTGATCACCCTGCGATGACTTTTCCCCCGCCCGCCGAGAGCCCTACGACCCGCACTCGCCCGAGCCCGCATCCGCCGCGCGGCGCCGGGCCTACGACCGTCGGCGAGGTTTGCCCCGCCTGCCGCTGCCCTTGGAGCCGCCGGAACCGCCCGAACCACCGGAACCGCTCCGAGGACTCTTGCCACCCGACTTGCCCACCGGCTTGCCTGCTGTCTTGCCCCCTGGCTTGCCTCCCGCGGGCTTCCGCCGGGTGGCGGGTGCCTCGGGGCGCTTGACCTTCGGCTGTGCCGGGGCGGGGGCCTGCGAGCGTCCCCGGGTGCTGTTCACGGTCCGGCCGCGGACGATGCCGATGAAGTCCTCGACCAGGTCGGTGGTCTCCTCCTGCGGCCACGACAGCGCGACGCGCGACGCGGGGGCGTCCGAGACGGGCCGGTAGGTGAGGTCCTTGCGGTGGTGCAGCCGGGCCAGTGACTGCGGGACCACGAGGAGTCCCACACCTGCCGCCACCAGCTCGATGGCGTCCGCCGTCGTGGCAGGACGCTCAAGCGCGGGCAGTCCCGGCCGGTGCTCCCACTCCAGGGTCTCGTCGAGCGGGTGCAGCACGATCTCGTCGGCCAGGTCCTCGGCGGTCACCTCGTCGAACGCCGTGATGAGGTGATCCTTCGGGACCACGACGACGGTCGTTTCGGTGTAGAGGGGAATCGCGGCGAGATCCGTCCGGTCGACCGGCAGCCGCAGGAAACCGGCGTCGGCGCCACCGTCCCGCAGCACCGCGCAGGCTTCGGCGGCGGACACCGGGATCAGGGTCAGGGGGACGTCGGGCAGCCGCTCGTTCCAGATCCGCACCCATTTCGTGGGCGTCACTCCCGGGACATACGCGAGCCGGAACGACGGGGATGCTTCCGAGCTTGTCACGCCGCCAGGTTACCGGTCGTGGTCGGAGGTAGCGCACATGCTCGATACCCTTGACAGCATGAAGTCGCACCAGACCCCCCAGACGATGAAGCCCGCGACCGCGGCGAAGAAGCTGGGGGTGTACCTCGAGGCCACCCCCGCCGAATTCCAGGAGGGTGTCGTCTCGCGCACCGAGCTGAACGCACTCCAGACCGATCCGCCCGAGTGGCTGGTGGAACTGCGCCGCAACGGCCCGCACCCCCGGCCGGTCGTCGCGGCCAAGCTCGGCGTCTCCATCTCCGGTCTCGCCCGTGGCGGTGTCACCGAAGCTCTCACCACCGAGCAGATCGAGGCGCTGAAGAAGGAAGGCCCCGAGTGGCTGGAGCGGGAGCGCGCCACCCAGGCGGAGGTCCGTAAGGAAGCGGTCCGGATCAAGGAGAAGAACGCGGAGCGGGACGAGCAGCCCCGCCCCCCGCGCTCCTGAGCGCTGCCCGCAACGAGGCCGGCCGCGGGCGGACGGGTACGTATCCGTGCGCCCGGCCCGGCCCGGTGGGCGGCGAACTCCACCGGTAGCCGGCCGTCACGAGCGCGACACCCTGAGAGAGACCGGCTACTCGAACCGCGAGACGTCGCCCGCGCCTCGGCGGACGATCTCGGCCCCGCCGCCGGAGAAGTCGATGACCGTGGTCGGCTCGGTGCCGCAGTCGCCCGAGTCGATCACGGCGTCCACGACGTGGTCGAGCCGTTCCTTGATCTCCCACCCCTGCGTCATCGGCTCCTCCTCGTCGGGCAGGAGCAGGGTGCTGGAGAGCAGCGGCTCACCGAGGTCGGCGAGCAGTGCCTGAGTGACGACATGGTCCGGGATGCGGACGCCGACCGTCTTCTTCTTGGGATGCAGCAGCTGGCGCGGCACCTCCTTCGTGGCGGGAAGGATAAAGGTGTAACTGCCGGGGGTGGCTGCCTTGATCGCGCGGAACACATCATTGTCGATGTGCACGAACCGCCCCAGCTGCGAGAAGTTCTCGCACACGAGGGTGAAGTGGTGCCGGTCGTCGAGGTTCCGGATCGACTTGATCCGCTCGATACCGCTGCGACTGCCCAGCTGGCAGCCCAGCGCGAAGCAGGAGTCCGTCGGGTATGCGATGAGCGCGCCGGAGCGGATGCTGTCGGCCACATTGCCGATGGTGCGCCGCTGAGGATTCTCGGGGTGTACGTCGAAATACTTCGCCATCCATCGAGCCTACGTGATCAGGACTCCCGCACCCGGACGGCCAGGACGACGACGCCGGACGGAGGGTGCTCGGAGAGCGTCCCCGCGGCTCGACGTCAGCCCACCTACCGCCCGAGCAGCAGCTGCGCGATCGCGAGCTGCTCGTGTTCCAGCTCGTCCCCGTCCTCGATGTTCCACAGCAGGTTCTGCAAGGCCCGCCCCAGCGTCCATGCGACCGCCCGCTGCCGGTCGAGGCCCAGCACCTCGGTCATCAGGTCGAAGCGGTAGCGCACCTCGGACGGAGCGAAGTCATCGGCGAGCGCGGGCATCAGCTCGAAGCCCGGGTCGCCGGCCAGCGGCTTGGGGTCGATGGCGAGCCAGGGCTCCCGGTCCGCGGCGAGGATGTTGTCGTAGTGCAGATCCCAGTGGAGCAGCCGGTCACCGGCTTCGCCCACGACCTCGCGCACGGCCGCCGCACAGCTCTTCAGCAGCTCCCGTTCGGCCGGGTCCGCGACCGCACGCACGGCCTCCGGCACCGTGTCGAGCATCTGCTGCGCGACGTCGCCCAGCTGACGCAGACCGGCGGGCGCGGGCACGGCACAGAGCCTGGCAAGCAGTTCGGCGAGGATCCGGATGGCCTCGCGGGAGTCATCGAGTGTCGACAAGTGGCGCTTCTCATCGAGGCGTTCGAGCAGCAGCGTATTGGTGGCCGGATCGTGTTCAAGCAGCCGTACGACGCCGTCACCGTCCCAGACACGCAGGGCGACCGGCTCCCCCGCACTCTCCTCGTCAAGCAACTGCATCTTCAGCGCCGCAGGCGTCCCGTCACTCCGCTCCACCGGCAGCACGAGTGCCGCCATCCCATACAGCGAGGGCCCGGTCAGCTTCAGCCCCCAACGATCCAGAAACTCCGCGGCCCGCCCCGGCAACGCAGCAATGAAGTCACGCCCCGCCGCACCGTTGAACCTGGTCTGCGTGGCAACGAGCTCTTCCGGGATGTCCATCACGCCATCAAGCCTAGGGGCGTACCCGCGTCGGCTCATATCGAATATCGCTGCCGCTGCTTGCCGACCCGAG is part of the Streptomyces platensis genome and harbors:
- a CDS encoding GNAT family N-acetyltransferase; amino-acid sequence: MDQDTVLAVFDREMRQGIRADGPGARVERVGGVVRHVGADADGWNGIVWSDLDEATADAAVAEQVEYFTSLGRGFEWKLYGHDRPADLPGRLRAAGFVPEPEETLMVADIKDLPTSIELPEGVRLLPVTDAAGVELAVAAQERAFGEARPYHRQLLLGQLAAGLPPAVVAMAGDVPVSAARMELHPGTSFASLWGGGTVPEWRGRGVYRALVAFRTRIAAEHGYRYLQVDASDQSRPILRRLGFVPLATTTPYVR
- a CDS encoding LysR family substrate-binding domain-containing protein; its protein translation is MTSSEASPSFRLAYVPGVTPTKWVRIWNERLPDVPLTLIPVSAAEACAVLRDGGADAGFLRLPVDRTDLAAIPLYTETTVVVVPKDHLITAFDEVTAEDLADEIVLHPLDETLEWEHRPGLPALERPATTADAIELVAAGVGLLVVPQSLARLHHRKDLTYRPVSDAPASRVALSWPQEETTDLVEDFIGIVRGRTVNSTRGRSQAPAPAQPKVKRPEAPATRRKPAGGKPGGKTAGKPVGKSGGKSPRSGSGGSGGSGGSKGSGRRGKPRRRS
- a CDS encoding DUF5997 family protein, encoding MKSHQTPQTMKPATAAKKLGVYLEATPAEFQEGVVSRTELNALQTDPPEWLVELRRNGPHPRPVVAAKLGVSISGLARGGVTEALTTEQIEALKKEGPEWLERERATQAEVRKEAVRIKEKNAERDEQPRPPRS
- a CDS encoding L-threonylcarbamoyladenylate synthase; amino-acid sequence: MAKYFDVHPENPQRRTIGNVADSIRSGALIAYPTDSCFALGCQLGSRSGIERIKSIRNLDDRHHFTLVCENFSQLGRFVHIDNDVFRAIKAATPGSYTFILPATKEVPRQLLHPKKKTVGVRIPDHVVTQALLADLGEPLLSSTLLLPDEEEPMTQGWEIKERLDHVVDAVIDSGDCGTEPTTVIDFSGGGAEIVRRGAGDVSRFE
- a CDS encoding aminoglycoside phosphotransferase family protein, with amino-acid sequence MSRRGYAPRLDGVMDIPEELVATQTRFNGAAGRDFIAALPGRAAEFLDRWGLKLTGPSLYGMAALVLPVERSDGTPAALKMQLLDEESAGEPVALRVWDGDGVVRLLEHDPATNTLLLERLDEKRHLSTLDDSREAIRILAELLARLCAVPAPAGLRQLGDVAQQMLDTVPEAVRAVADPAERELLKSCAAAVREVVGEAGDRLLHWDLHYDNILAADREPWLAIDPKPLAGDPGFELMPALADDFAPSEVRYRFDLMTEVLGLDRQRAVAWTLGRALQNLLWNIEDGDELEHEQLAIAQLLLGR